A region of Thermobifida halotolerans DNA encodes the following proteins:
- a CDS encoding helix-turn-helix domain-containing protein translates to MPQREGTLPVDFWTRPAVAAALATCDMAAIVEAVRLARGWSQADLARTVGYSQSWVSRVVNGQQSLTLDQVREVCERLGIPIHLLRFAPASPVSGPSAMSRPPVADAAGRTKGAGPTRRRDFTKAVAFAALPLPNASAVGDVDGETVATLRAIIGGQRRLDASSPSRDLAKAALAHLELSSRTLFRARRTPLATGIAAAASEAAGFAAWLHADMGDVGSARLFYRRAVEHARQSDSELLPVYMLGSLALFEMDSDDPLLGLGLAHEAARWLGAGAHPTARAWLSCVRALGHAGLGDAVSAQRELASAEAEVESSANTGPPWPWVFPFDAAKVAGYRALAAVRLRRPHEARSAFSEAFARTSPAPKQRSLLMVELASAHADAGDVDEAFRLASEALRIGAVYRSEKVINRVRRFRRDYRGPQARCVSALDEQLMALVTGRLGT, encoded by the coding sequence TGGCACGGACGGTCGGCTACAGCCAGAGCTGGGTGTCCCGAGTCGTCAACGGCCAGCAGTCGCTCACCCTGGACCAGGTCAGGGAGGTCTGCGAGCGGCTGGGGATTCCGATCCACCTGCTGCGGTTCGCTCCGGCGAGCCCCGTTTCCGGGCCGTCGGCGATGTCACGCCCTCCCGTCGCGGACGCGGCGGGCCGGACGAAGGGGGCGGGTCCAACGCGACGTCGAGATTTCACCAAGGCCGTCGCCTTTGCGGCGCTCCCGCTGCCGAACGCCTCGGCGGTGGGAGACGTCGACGGGGAGACGGTGGCGACTCTGCGCGCCATCATCGGAGGCCAACGCAGACTGGACGCCTCCTCACCGTCCCGCGACCTGGCCAAGGCGGCTCTGGCCCACCTGGAGCTGTCCTCGCGGACCCTGTTCCGGGCCCGCAGGACCCCCCTCGCCACGGGGATCGCGGCCGCCGCCAGCGAGGCCGCGGGATTCGCCGCCTGGCTGCACGCCGACATGGGCGACGTGGGATCGGCGCGCCTGTTCTACCGCCGGGCCGTCGAGCACGCCCGCCAGTCCGACTCCGAACTGCTGCCCGTCTACATGCTCGGCAGTCTGGCCCTCTTCGAGATGGACTCCGACGACCCGCTGCTGGGGTTGGGGCTGGCCCACGAGGCCGCCCGGTGGCTGGGTGCCGGCGCCCACCCCACCGCGCGGGCCTGGCTGTCGTGCGTGCGCGCGCTCGGCCACGCGGGTCTGGGGGACGCCGTGTCCGCCCAGCGGGAACTCGCCTCAGCCGAGGCGGAGGTGGAGAGTTCCGCCAACACCGGGCCGCCGTGGCCGTGGGTCTTCCCCTTCGACGCGGCCAAGGTCGCCGGTTACCGGGCACTGGCCGCGGTGCGGCTGCGCCGTCCCCACGAGGCCCGCTCCGCGTTCTCCGAGGCGTTCGCCCGGACGTCCCCGGCTCCCAAGCAGCGGTCGCTGCTGATGGTGGAACTGGCGTCGGCGCACGCCGACGCCGGGGACGTGGACGAGGCCTTCCGCCTGGCCTCCGAGGCCCTGCGCATCGGGGCGGTCTACCGCTCCGAGAAGGTCATCAACCGGGTGCGGCGGTTCCGGCGCGACTACCGGGGCCCGCAGGCCCGGTGTGTGAGTGCGCTCGACGAGCAGTTGATGGCCCTGGTCACGGGGAGGCTCGGGACGTGA
- a CDS encoding serine hydrolase domain-containing protein, with translation MSPRTRSVLSLGASAALTVGLALAAGPAAWAADSPAEPTPENVREFLDGRVPEILEEHDVPGAVVSVVADGEEVFAGGYGLADVASATPVDVANDSFPLASISKSFTAVAVLQLAEQGRVDLHADVNEYLPEKARLPDTHPGRPVTLHHLLTHTAGFEEAVTGMFARSRAETLSLTDYVVEHRPERVYEPGKFVAYSNYGTTLAGLVVQEVSGVPFAEYADENVFGPLGMDRSGFLHPDEAAETLNAPTLYGTSPDVEVADMYVNQSPAGGAYATASDMARYMLALLDGGELDGTRVLSAESVAEMTAHQAGAHGKVGGSGYGTWEDSFPGPRSVGHGGDLDGAHTHYLIVPEEDLGVFVAVNGDGGPDPEEPENILSDARHRIVEEFLTEFAGPGEQESGAEVPAASRADLERYEGVYTTTRTGRGDLSALFSAFDTVTVEATADGLHTAHSVLGEFHWTRVGPGLFRTEEGDHLAFIERDGEVVGLGLDFLPSQNYERMPWYNEPVLHLAAAGAALLVMSTALAWPVAAVVRRVRGRTGSAPTAARVARWTAALAAAVCLGFTAVAMILASDQDLLGTLVMEGSPLLTAPLTVAAAAAAVALGCAVWAWAGRWWGVAARVHHTLVALAAVVFVAVGTRYGLTLLPVVLA, from the coding sequence GTGTCACCACGTACACGATCTGTCCTCTCCCTCGGCGCGTCCGCGGCGCTGACCGTCGGACTCGCGCTCGCCGCCGGCCCGGCCGCGTGGGCCGCCGACTCCCCCGCCGAGCCGACCCCCGAGAACGTGCGGGAGTTCCTCGACGGACGGGTGCCCGAGATCCTGGAGGAGCACGACGTGCCCGGGGCGGTGGTCTCCGTCGTCGCCGACGGCGAGGAGGTCTTCGCGGGCGGCTACGGGCTGGCCGACGTCGCCTCCGCAACACCCGTCGACGTCGCGAACGACTCCTTCCCGCTGGCCTCGATCAGCAAGTCCTTCACCGCGGTCGCCGTGCTGCAACTGGCGGAGCAGGGCCGGGTGGATCTGCACGCCGACGTCAACGAGTACCTGCCCGAGAAGGCGCGCCTGCCTGACACCCACCCCGGCAGGCCGGTCACCCTGCACCACCTGCTCACCCACACCGCGGGTTTCGAGGAGGCCGTGACCGGCATGTTCGCCCGCAGCCGCGCGGAGACGCTGTCGCTGACCGACTACGTCGTCGAGCACCGGCCGGAGCGGGTGTATGAGCCCGGGAAGTTCGTGGCCTACTCCAACTACGGGACCACCCTGGCCGGACTGGTCGTCCAGGAGGTCTCCGGGGTCCCGTTCGCCGAGTACGCCGACGAGAACGTCTTCGGCCCCCTCGGCATGGACCGCAGCGGCTTCCTCCACCCCGACGAGGCCGCCGAGACCCTGAACGCGCCCACCCTGTACGGCACCTCGCCCGACGTCGAGGTCGCCGACATGTACGTGAACCAGTCCCCCGCGGGCGGCGCCTACGCCACCGCGTCCGACATGGCGCGCTACATGCTCGCACTGCTGGACGGGGGCGAACTCGACGGCACGCGCGTGCTGTCCGCCGAGAGCGTGGCGGAGATGACCGCGCACCAGGCGGGCGCGCACGGGAAGGTGGGGGGCAGCGGCTACGGGACCTGGGAGGACTCCTTCCCGGGGCCGCGCTCTGTCGGCCACGGCGGCGACCTCGACGGCGCGCACACCCACTACCTGATCGTTCCCGAGGAGGACCTGGGCGTCTTCGTGGCGGTCAACGGTGACGGCGGCCCCGACCCCGAGGAGCCGGAGAACATCCTCTCCGACGCCCGCCACCGCATCGTCGAGGAGTTCCTGACCGAGTTCGCCGGGCCCGGGGAGCAGGAGTCCGGCGCGGAGGTTCCGGCGGCCTCCCGGGCGGACCTGGAACGCTACGAGGGCGTCTACACCACGACCCGCACCGGACGGGGCGACCTCAGCGCGCTGTTCTCCGCCTTCGACACGGTCACGGTGGAGGCCACCGCCGACGGACTGCACACCGCCCACTCGGTGCTGGGCGAGTTCCACTGGACGCGGGTCGGACCGGGCCTGTTCCGCACCGAGGAGGGCGACCATCTGGCGTTCATCGAGCGGGACGGCGAGGTCGTCGGACTGGGCCTGGACTTCCTCCCGTCGCAGAACTACGAGAGGATGCCCTGGTACAACGAGCCCGTCCTGCACCTCGCCGCGGCCGGCGCGGCGCTCCTGGTCATGTCGACCGCGTTGGCGTGGCCGGTGGCGGCTGTGGTGCGCAGGGTGCGCGGCCGGACTGGGAGCGCTCCCACCGCTGCCCGCGTCGCCCGGTGGACGGCCGCGCTCGCGGCCGCGGTCTGCCTGGGGTTCACGGCCGTGGCGATGATCCTGGCGAGCGACCAGGACCTGTTGGGGACCCTGGTCATGGAGGGGTCGCCGCTGCTGACCGCCCCGCTGACCGTCGCCGCGGCGGCCGCGGCGGTGGCGCTGGGCTGCGCCGTGTGGGCGTGGGCGGGCCGCTGGTGGGGAGTTGCCGCGCGGGTCCACCACACGCTGGTCGCCCTGGCCGCCGTGGTGTTCGTCGCGGTGGGGACGCGCTACGGACTGACGCTGCTGCCGGTGGTCCTGGCCTGA
- a CDS encoding site-2 protease family protein translates to MNQPDGADNSRPETPRPKEGGGGLRVGRPFGIPVHVTPSWAVIAILLTLLYQPVVEDTLALGAASYLVALVFAVLLYASVLVHELAHSVVARHYGLPVRRITLYMLGGVSEIEREAEKPGQEFWIAFSGPLLSLVLAAAGFVGYLLAAPDTIVGVLVWQLWVANLLVGVFNLLPGLPLDGGRILRAGVWALTRRSLTGTVAAAWAGRILGAVVVALPFVYSWVLWGTTPGVFAIVWSVLLGTFIWVNASTALRAARVRARLPELAARDLARSTVTVAADTPLAEALRRRAEADAHAVLVVDSAGTPTSLVDNAAAAAVPEERRPWLSAADTARALTPETVLPADIGGQRLLDTVNARPVSQYLLVEPDGRAAGVLYAADVRRAVQAPGR, encoded by the coding sequence GTGAACCAACCAGACGGAGCCGACAACAGCCGCCCCGAGACCCCCCGTCCCAAAGAAGGCGGCGGAGGGCTGCGGGTGGGACGCCCCTTCGGAATCCCCGTCCACGTCACCCCCTCCTGGGCGGTCATCGCGATCCTGCTCACCCTGCTCTACCAGCCGGTGGTCGAGGACACCCTGGCCCTGGGCGCCGCCTCCTACCTGGTGGCCCTCGTCTTCGCCGTGCTGCTGTACGCCTCGGTGCTGGTGCACGAACTCGCGCACAGCGTGGTCGCGCGCCACTACGGGCTGCCGGTGCGCCGCATCACCCTCTACATGCTCGGCGGGGTCTCGGAGATCGAACGCGAGGCCGAGAAGCCGGGCCAGGAGTTCTGGATCGCCTTCAGCGGTCCGCTGCTGTCGCTGGTCCTGGCCGCGGCCGGGTTCGTCGGCTACCTGCTGGCGGCCCCCGACACCATCGTCGGGGTGCTGGTGTGGCAACTGTGGGTGGCCAACCTCCTGGTGGGCGTCTTCAACCTGCTGCCCGGGCTGCCGCTGGACGGCGGTCGGATCCTGCGCGCGGGTGTGTGGGCGCTCACCCGGCGCTCCCTGACCGGCACGGTCGCGGCGGCGTGGGCGGGCCGGATCCTGGGGGCCGTGGTGGTCGCGCTGCCGTTCGTCTACTCCTGGGTGCTGTGGGGCACCACCCCCGGCGTCTTCGCGATCGTGTGGTCGGTGCTGCTGGGCACGTTCATCTGGGTGAACGCCTCCACCGCGCTGCGCGCGGCCAGGGTGCGCGCCCGCCTGCCGGAACTGGCCGCCCGCGACCTGGCCCGGAGCACGGTCACGGTCGCCGCGGACACGCCCCTGGCCGAGGCGCTGCGCCGCCGCGCCGAGGCCGACGCCCACGCGGTCCTCGTGGTCGACTCCGCCGGAACGCCCACCTCGCTGGTCGACAACGCCGCGGCCGCCGCGGTGCCCGAGGAGCGCCGCCCGTGGCTGTCGGCCGCCGACACCGCCCGGGCGCTCACCCCCGAGACGGTGCTCCCGGCCGACATCGGGGGGCAGCGGCTGCTGGACACCGTGAACGCCCGCCCGGTCTCCCAGTACCTGCTGGTCGAACCCGACGGCCGCGCCGCCGGGGTGCTGTACGCGGCCGACGTCCGCCGGGCGGTGCAGGCCCCCGGCCGCTGA
- a CDS encoding RecB family exonuclease, with protein sequence MSPAPSTPPIRSLSPSRAADFMQCPLLFRFRVIDRLPERPSPAAKRGTLVHAVLERLFELPAETRTPDSALALLEPQWRGLREREPEVVEMFPDEEAVQAWLAEARALVRRYFDMESPQRLEPRHRELRMEVPLESGPRLLGYVDRVDVAPGGRVRIVDYKTGRRPRERYEDKARFQIFFYGVMLWRDTGRVPDRLQLLYLGDGTTRWYDPTEEELRNAEAHIRSVWDDITATARSGRWLPRRSPLCGWCDHRALCPAFDGTPPPLPGDAAEADAGSAAD encoded by the coding sequence ATGAGTCCCGCCCCGTCCACCCCGCCGATCCGGTCCCTGTCACCGTCGCGCGCCGCCGACTTCATGCAGTGCCCGCTGCTGTTCCGGTTCCGGGTGATCGACCGCCTGCCGGAACGGCCCAGTCCGGCGGCCAAGCGCGGCACCCTGGTGCACGCGGTGCTGGAGCGGCTGTTCGAGCTGCCCGCCGAGACGCGCACCCCCGACTCCGCGCTGGCGCTGCTGGAGCCGCAGTGGCGTGGACTGCGCGAACGCGAGCCCGAGGTCGTGGAGATGTTTCCCGACGAGGAGGCGGTGCAGGCCTGGCTGGCCGAGGCGCGCGCGCTGGTGCGGCGCTACTTCGACATGGAGAGTCCGCAGCGGCTGGAGCCGCGCCACCGGGAGCTGCGCATGGAGGTCCCCCTGGAGTCGGGGCCGCGGCTGCTCGGCTACGTCGACCGCGTCGACGTCGCCCCGGGGGGCCGGGTCCGGATCGTCGACTACAAGACGGGCAGACGGCCCCGGGAGCGCTACGAGGACAAGGCCCGGTTCCAGATCTTCTTCTACGGCGTGATGCTGTGGCGTGACACCGGCCGCGTCCCCGACCGACTGCAGCTGCTGTACCTGGGCGACGGCACGACGCGCTGGTACGACCCCACCGAGGAGGAGCTGCGCAACGCCGAGGCGCACATCCGCTCGGTGTGGGACGACATCACCGCGACCGCCCGTTCGGGGCGCTGGCTGCCCCGCCGCTCTCCGCTGTGCGGCTGGTGCGACCACCGGGCGCTGTGCCCCGCCTTCGACGGCACTCCCCCGCCGCTGCCCGGCGACGCCGCCGAGGCGGATGCCGGGTCCGCGGCCGACTGA
- a CDS encoding LuxR C-terminal-related transcriptional regulator: MPVRVLLADGQPLVRAGLRLVVESDPRLSVVGEAADVRAALSSVRRLLPDVVLTDLCLPGGGGAGLTRGALGWAAGAEQTVRVLAVASAAVPDGAVVEALRSGASGLLLRDTPAEELLRAVRVVADGSAVLSPSVTRRLLDRFAALPPDPPDAVPPGLERLTGREREVLRLLARGLSNAEIADRLVVGETTVKTHVGRVLAKLGLRDRVQAVVYAYENGLVVPGSGGR; encoded by the coding sequence GTGCCCGTCCGTGTCCTGCTCGCCGACGGTCAGCCGCTGGTCCGCGCGGGGCTGCGGCTCGTCGTGGAGTCCGATCCGCGGCTGAGCGTGGTCGGTGAGGCCGCCGACGTCCGCGCGGCGCTGTCCTCGGTCCGGCGGCTGCTGCCCGACGTGGTGCTGACCGACCTGTGCCTGCCCGGTGGAGGCGGCGCCGGCCTCACCCGCGGGGCCCTGGGCTGGGCGGCCGGGGCGGAGCAGACCGTCCGGGTCCTGGCGGTGGCCTCCGCGGCCGTCCCGGACGGCGCCGTGGTCGAGGCGCTGCGCTCGGGGGCCAGCGGTCTGCTGCTCCGGGACACCCCCGCCGAGGAGCTGCTGCGCGCGGTCCGGGTGGTCGCCGACGGCTCGGCCGTCCTCTCCCCCTCGGTGACGCGGCGGCTGCTGGACCGCTTCGCCGCCCTGCCGCCGGACCCCCCGGACGCCGTCCCGCCCGGCCTGGAGCGGCTGACCGGGCGGGAACGCGAGGTGCTGCGCCTGCTGGCGCGCGGCCTGTCCAACGCCGAGATCGCCGACCGGCTGGTGGTCGGCGAGACCACGGTCAAGACACACGTGGGCAGGGTGCTGGCCAAGCTGGGGCTGCGCGACCGCGTCCAGGCGGTGGTCTACGCCTACGAGAACGGTCTGGTCGTCCCGGGGTCGGGCGGCCGGTGA
- a CDS encoding threonine/serine ThrE exporter family protein, with protein sequence MSQPQRRSGAPRSPALLTRLRDRRIVRDADSAAEEFDEELAPSPDPRAMDLVLRVGELLLASGEATETVNDAMLSLAVAFGLPRSEVSVTFTGITLSCHPGGDRLPVTGERVVRRRTLDYHKVSELHSLVQDAALGLIELEGAIARLRAVKRARPPYPRWMLVAGFGLIASSASVMMGGGFVVAATAFAATVLGDRAAVWLAARGVAEFYQMAVAALLAASTGMGLLWVSGELDLGLRANAVITGSIMALLPGRPLVSSLQDGISGAYVSSSARLLEVFFTLGAIVTGVSAVAYTAIRLGVYVDLDNLPSAGTSMEPAVLAGAAGIAVAFGISLVVPVRTLPPIGVMGVLIWLCYAGVREALALPPVVGTAAGAVAIGVIGHWLARRTRRPALTFIVPSIAPLLPGSILYRGLIQMSTGDPLTGVASLGEAVAVGLALGAGATLGGELVRAFSSGGLVGAGRRGRQAAHRTRGGY encoded by the coding sequence ATGAGCCAGCCACAGCGACGGTCCGGCGCACCGCGTTCCCCCGCTCTGTTGACCCGGTTGCGCGACCGGCGCATCGTCCGCGACGCCGACTCGGCCGCCGAGGAGTTCGACGAGGAGTTGGCGCCGAGCCCCGATCCGCGCGCCATGGACCTGGTGCTGCGGGTGGGGGAACTGCTGCTGGCCAGCGGGGAGGCGACCGAGACGGTCAACGACGCGATGCTGAGCCTGGCGGTGGCCTTCGGACTGCCGCGCAGCGAGGTCTCGGTGACCTTCACCGGCATCACACTGTCCTGCCACCCCGGCGGCGACCGGCTCCCGGTCACCGGGGAGCGGGTGGTACGCCGCCGCACCCTCGACTACCACAAGGTCAGTGAACTGCACTCGCTGGTCCAGGACGCCGCGCTCGGGCTCATCGAACTGGAGGGGGCGATCGCGCGGCTGCGCGCCGTCAAGCGCGCCCGCCCGCCGTATCCGCGGTGGATGCTGGTCGCGGGGTTCGGACTGATCGCCAGCAGCGCCAGTGTCATGATGGGCGGTGGCTTCGTCGTGGCCGCCACGGCGTTCGCCGCCACCGTCCTGGGCGACCGGGCCGCGGTCTGGCTGGCCGCGCGCGGCGTCGCCGAGTTCTACCAGATGGCCGTGGCCGCGCTGCTGGCCGCCAGCACCGGCATGGGGCTGCTGTGGGTCAGCGGCGAACTGGACCTGGGACTTCGCGCGAACGCGGTGATCACCGGCAGCATCATGGCGCTGCTTCCGGGGCGCCCCCTGGTCTCCAGTCTGCAGGACGGCATCAGCGGCGCCTACGTGTCGTCCTCCGCCCGACTGCTGGAGGTCTTCTTCACCCTGGGCGCGATCGTCACGGGGGTGAGCGCGGTCGCCTACACCGCGATCCGTCTGGGGGTCTACGTCGACCTGGACAACCTGCCCTCGGCGGGCACCTCGATGGAGCCCGCGGTGCTGGCGGGCGCGGCCGGGATCGCGGTCGCCTTCGGGATCTCCCTCGTGGTGCCGGTGCGCACGCTCCCCCCGATCGGCGTCATGGGAGTGCTGATCTGGCTGTGCTACGCGGGGGTGCGCGAGGCGCTGGCGCTGCCCCCCGTGGTGGGCACGGCGGCGGGCGCGGTCGCGATCGGGGTGATCGGGCACTGGCTGGCCCGGCGCACCCGGCGGCCGGCGTTGACCTTCATCGTTCCGTCCATCGCCCCACTGCTGCCGGGAAGCATCCTGTACCGGGGGCTGATCCAGATGAGCACGGGTGATCCGCTGACCGGTGTGGCGAGTCTCGGCGAGGCGGTCGCGGTCGGGCTGGCCCTGGGCGCGGGGGCGACCCTGGGCGGCGAACTGGTGCGCGCCTTCTCCAGCGGCGGCCTCGTGGGAGCGGGCCGCCGCGGCCGCCAGGCCGCCCACCGCACCCGGGGCGGGTACTGA
- a CDS encoding ABC transporter ATP-binding protein: MSTPGTGNEGGGRPVVSVRDLSITFPTADGDVHAVRGLSFEVPEGGALGIVGESGSGKSVTSLALMGLHRGTRARITGELVVAGTDVVAADDATVRAMRGNDIAMVFQDPMSALHPQYTIGNQLVEAYRTHRPGASAAEARARAVEVLERVGIPEPARRVNSYPHEFSGGMRQRVLIAMGLVCEPKVLLADEPTTALDVTVQAQILDLLDDLRRDLGMSLILVSHDLAVVAGSVDEVLVMQKGVAVERGDVRQVLGAPRHPYTGQLLAAVPRVEVSRAQRRAQLRAERGTRGGAAPARPAAAERPGPADGQEPLLSVRDVRQRFRIRGGLFGHATDFYAVDGVSFDLYRGETLGVVGESGSGKSTLSRMVMRLLEPTEGSVVFQGRDITHLPERKLRPLRRDVQMVFQNPYSSLNPRMTVGESIGAPLRIQGERDTRLIRSRVQELLERVGLEPSHYNRFPHAFSGGQRQRIAIARALILRPKLVICDEPVSALDVSTQDQVLRLLAQLQEDFDLTLIFVAHDLAVVRQISDRVVVMRKGRIVETGDSDEVYENPRHPYTRQLLAAAPVLDPDEARAHRAERRRLRGRAEPEVV, from the coding sequence ATGAGCACTCCGGGAACCGGGAACGAAGGCGGCGGCCGTCCCGTCGTCTCCGTGCGCGACCTCTCCATCACCTTCCCGACCGCCGACGGCGACGTCCACGCGGTGCGGGGACTCTCCTTCGAGGTCCCCGAGGGCGGAGCGCTGGGCATCGTGGGCGAGTCCGGTTCCGGCAAGAGCGTCACCTCGCTCGCGCTGATGGGACTGCACCGCGGCACCAGGGCGCGGATCACCGGCGAACTCGTCGTCGCCGGAACCGACGTGGTCGCCGCCGACGACGCGACCGTCCGCGCCATGCGCGGCAACGACATCGCGATGGTCTTCCAGGACCCGATGTCGGCGCTGCACCCGCAGTACACCATCGGCAACCAGCTCGTCGAGGCCTACCGCACCCACCGCCCCGGGGCGTCCGCGGCCGAGGCCAGGGCCCGCGCCGTGGAGGTGCTGGAGCGGGTCGGCATCCCCGAGCCGGCCCGGCGGGTCAACTCCTACCCGCACGAGTTCTCCGGCGGCATGCGCCAGCGCGTCCTCATCGCGATGGGGCTGGTCTGCGAGCCGAAGGTGCTGCTGGCCGACGAGCCCACCACGGCGCTGGACGTGACCGTGCAGGCGCAGATCCTCGACCTGCTCGACGACCTGCGCCGCGACCTGGGCATGTCGCTCATCCTGGTCAGCCACGACCTCGCGGTCGTCGCCGGATCGGTGGACGAGGTCCTGGTGATGCAGAAGGGCGTCGCCGTGGAGCGCGGCGACGTGCGCCAGGTGCTCGGCGCCCCCCGGCACCCCTACACCGGGCAACTGCTCGCCGCCGTCCCCCGCGTCGAGGTCTCCCGCGCCCAGCGCCGCGCCCAGTTGCGCGCCGAACGCGGGACCCGGGGCGGCGCCGCGCCCGCCCGGCCGGCCGCGGCGGAGCGGCCCGGTCCCGCCGACGGGCAGGAGCCGCTGCTGAGCGTGCGTGACGTGCGCCAGAGGTTCCGGATCCGCGGCGGCCTGTTCGGGCACGCCACCGACTTCTACGCGGTCGACGGCGTCTCCTTCGACCTGTACCGGGGCGAGACGCTGGGCGTCGTGGGCGAGTCCGGGTCGGGCAAGAGCACGCTCTCGCGCATGGTGATGCGGCTGCTGGAACCCACCGAGGGGTCGGTCGTGTTCCAGGGCCGCGACATCACCCACCTGCCGGAGCGGAAGCTGCGTCCGTTGCGCCGCGACGTCCAGATGGTCTTCCAGAACCCGTACTCCTCGCTGAACCCGCGCATGACCGTCGGCGAGAGCATCGGCGCCCCGCTGCGCATCCAGGGCGAGCGCGACACCCGGCTGATCCGCTCCCGGGTCCAGGAGCTGCTGGAACGCGTCGGACTGGAGCCCTCCCACTACAACCGCTTCCCGCACGCCTTCTCCGGGGGGCAGCGGCAGCGCATCGCCATCGCCCGCGCGCTGATCCTGCGCCCCAAGCTGGTGATCTGCGACGAGCCGGTTTCGGCGCTGGACGTCTCCACCCAGGACCAGGTGCTGCGGCTGCTGGCGCAACTGCAGGAGGACTTCGACCTGACGCTGATCTTCGTGGCGCACGACCTCGCGGTGGTCCGCCAGATCAGCGACCGGGTGGTGGTCATGCGCAAGGGCAGGATCGTGGAGACCGGCGACAGCGACGAGGTCTACGAAAACCCCCGGCACCCCTACACCCGGCAGTTGCTGGCCGCCGCCCCGGTCCTCGACCCCGACGAGGCCCGGGCGCACCGCGCCGAACGCCGCCGCCTGCGCGGCCGGGCCGAACCGGAGGTCGTCTGA
- a CDS encoding ABC transporter permease, producing the protein MLKYILRRLGASVVLLLVVTLMTFVIFYVVPRLAGRTTEQLATMYVGRAPTEAAIQATIDRLNLDQPLVLQFWEFVKGIVVGAEYTFGNDVVQCSAPCFGYSFQTYQEVFPAIVDRLPVTFSLGLGAAVLWLLGGVAVGVVSAVKRGSVFDRISMGLALAAVSLPIFFTGQLALAFLVHDWDLFPNARYTPFTEDPLAWASGLLLPWLTLAFLHAAQYARQTRAGMLETMGEDYIRTARAKGLRESRVVLKHGLRPTLTPILTIFGLDIGLVLGGAVLTEQVYSLNGIGRYAVTAIVQSDLPVILGVTLFGAFFVVLCNLAVDLLYPLVDPRVRTAR; encoded by the coding sequence ATGCTGAAATACATCCTTCGGCGCCTGGGCGCGAGCGTGGTCCTGCTCCTCGTGGTGACCCTGATGACCTTCGTCATCTTCTACGTGGTCCCGAGGCTGGCCGGGCGGACCACCGAGCAGTTGGCCACCATGTACGTGGGCAGGGCCCCCACCGAGGCGGCGATCCAGGCCACGATCGACCGGCTCAACCTGGACCAGCCCCTGGTCCTGCAGTTCTGGGAGTTCGTCAAGGGCATCGTCGTCGGAGCCGAGTACACCTTCGGCAACGACGTCGTGCAGTGCTCCGCGCCCTGCTTCGGCTACTCCTTCCAGACCTACCAGGAGGTCTTCCCGGCGATCGTGGACCGGCTCCCGGTCACCTTCTCGCTGGGGCTGGGCGCGGCCGTCCTCTGGCTCCTCGGCGGCGTCGCCGTGGGCGTCGTCTCGGCGGTCAAGCGGGGAAGCGTCTTCGACCGGATCTCGATGGGACTGGCCCTGGCCGCGGTGTCCCTGCCCATCTTCTTCACCGGCCAGCTCGCCCTGGCCTTCCTGGTGCACGACTGGGACCTCTTCCCCAACGCCAGGTACACCCCGTTCACCGAGGACCCGCTCGCCTGGGCCTCCGGGCTGCTGCTGCCCTGGCTCACCCTGGCCTTCCTGCACGCCGCGCAGTACGCGCGCCAGACCCGCGCGGGCATGCTGGAGACGATGGGCGAGGACTACATCCGCACCGCCCGGGCCAAGGGGCTCAGGGAGAGCCGGGTCGTCCTCAAACACGGACTGCGCCCCACCCTGACCCCGATCCTGACCATCTTCGGGCTGGACATCGGACTGGTGCTCGGCGGCGCGGTGCTGACCGAGCAGGTGTACTCGCTCAACGGCATCGGACGCTACGCGGTCACCGCGATCGTGCAGAGCGACCTGCCCGTCATCCTCGGCGTCACCCTGTTCGGCGCGTTCTTCGTCGTCCTGTGCAACCTGGCCGTGGACCTGCTCTACCCCCTGGTCGACCCCAGGGTGCGCACGGCCCGCTGA